From one Lineus longissimus chromosome 3, tnLinLong1.2, whole genome shotgun sequence genomic stretch:
- the LOC135484213 gene encoding calmodulin-like, with the protein MADQLTEEQIAEFKEAFSLFDKDGDGTITTKELGTVMRSLGQNPTEAELQDMINEVDADGNGTIDFPEFLTMMARKMKETDSEDELKEAFKVFDKDGNGFISAAELRHVMTNLGEKLTDEEVDEMIREADIDGDGQVNYEEFVKMMTGK; encoded by the exons atg GCAGATCAGTTGACAGAAGAACAAATTGCAG AGTTTAAGGAGGCTTTCTCCCTATTTGACAAGGATGGCGATGGCACCATTACAACCAAGGAGTTAGGAACTGTCATGCGATCCCTCGGACAGAATCCCACTGAAGCTGAGCTGCAAGATATGATCAATGAGGTCGATGCTGATG gaaatgGTACAATAGACTTCCCAGAATTCTTAACAATGATGGCTCGTAAAATGAAGGAAACTGACAGTGAAGATGAACTCAAAGAGGCATTCAAAGTTTTTGACAAGGACGGTAATGGTTTCATCAGTGCAGCTGAACTGAGACATGTCATGACAAATTTGGGTGAGAAACTGACAGATGAAGAGGTTGATGAAATGATCCGGGAAGCTGACATTGACGGAGATGGGCAAGTGAATTATGAAG AATTCGTGAAAATGATGACCGGAAAGTGA